A genomic region of Dreissena polymorpha isolate Duluth1 chromosome 4, UMN_Dpol_1.0, whole genome shotgun sequence contains the following coding sequences:
- the LOC127880243 gene encoding placenta-specific gene 8 protein-like, with translation MTAPKTNQPTGQPPAQYGQPITVQPGSMLVGTVQGHRDWNSGVFGCFDDVKLCFLTWFCYPCMMCHISKKLGDCPLMPVCVPGSAVVMRARVRTLGGIRGTVCNDCLTTTFCPCCTVCQLKREMDTMGI, from the exons ATGACAGCACCCAAAACAAATCAACCCACAGGGCAACCGCCAGCACAATACGGTCAACCAATAACTGTTCAACCTGGGTCCATGTTAGTGGGCACAGTTCAAGGTCATAGGGACTGGAACAGTGGTGTGTTCGGGTGCTTTGATGATGTCAAGTTAT GCTTTCTCACGTGGTTTTGCTATCCATGCATGATGTGCCATATATCTAAGAAACTTGGGGACTGTCCATTAATGCCTGTTTGTGTACCCGGAAGTGCGGTAGTAATGCGAGCTCGTGTCCGCACTCTGGGTGGTATTCGG ggCACGGTATGCAACGATTGCCTAACGACTACGTTCTGCCCATGTTGCACCGTCTGCCAACTCAAGCGGGAAATGGACACCATGGGCATATAG